The Pelosinus sp. IPA-1 genome contains a region encoding:
- a CDS encoding DUF4127 family protein, with product MKNKKGILVALLFLLLVINVPVYAQTIMYVPFDNRPVSYEYVKDTVEKGGFEILVPPEEYLAARTRNANPDQLWEWVFAHAKEADRVVVSADALIYGGLVASRTHEIDEDILLKRTENFKKLKKLNPSLKLYVFSTIMRSPHASSGGVEPAYYETYGPAIFRIHALRDKSEIQTLTHQEQEELKELIAQVPTDVMVNWLNRRDKNYDVNVKLIQEVKEDVFNYLLLGRDDCSPLSRSHQESRWLEKETADLPASKYLSFPGADQLGMVMLARAANDLTFTIPSVAVIYTQGVGDQTIPSYEDTPVGKNVRDHLIAAGFLPLLSDKKADMILAVNTPADGWTREAGVEANKVEANKETLAFVKQMQAYLLAKRKVAVADISFANGSDNALLYEMTKSKMLPQLESYSGWNTASNTIGYTIGQAAFAQRMTTANKNNLIAIRLLDDWAYQANIRGALTKEVLTPAGHSNVQLDEMLPTLTKDATERMQAFSMQNLKTFSLKQIEVSFPWNRMFEIDIKAK from the coding sequence ATGAAAAATAAAAAAGGAATCCTAGTAGCATTGTTATTCCTGCTACTAGTTATTAATGTTCCAGTTTATGCGCAAACGATAATGTATGTCCCTTTTGATAATCGACCCGTTAGTTATGAGTATGTTAAAGATACAGTAGAAAAAGGTGGATTTGAAATACTGGTTCCGCCTGAGGAGTATTTAGCAGCTAGAACAAGGAATGCTAATCCCGATCAATTATGGGAATGGGTATTTGCTCATGCAAAAGAAGCTGACAGAGTCGTTGTGTCAGCCGATGCTCTTATCTATGGTGGCTTAGTTGCCTCAAGAACTCATGAAATAGACGAAGACATATTGCTAAAAAGGACAGAAAACTTTAAAAAACTAAAAAAACTTAACCCATCATTAAAGCTATATGTATTTAGTACCATTATGCGCAGCCCTCATGCATCTAGTGGCGGGGTTGAGCCAGCTTACTATGAAACATATGGCCCGGCAATTTTTCGTATTCATGCTTTGCGGGATAAAAGTGAAATACAAACATTAACCCATCAAGAACAAGAGGAGTTAAAGGAACTCATTGCACAAGTCCCGACTGATGTAATGGTGAATTGGTTAAACCGACGTGATAAAAATTATGACGTGAATGTAAAGCTGATTCAGGAAGTAAAAGAAGATGTATTTAATTATTTGTTGCTTGGTCGTGATGATTGTTCGCCACTTTCTAGATCTCATCAAGAATCTAGATGGCTAGAAAAAGAAACGGCTGATTTACCTGCTAGTAAATATTTGTCCTTTCCTGGAGCGGATCAGCTAGGTATGGTCATGTTGGCTAGAGCAGCAAATGACCTTACCTTTACTATACCTTCTGTAGCTGTCATCTATACACAAGGTGTTGGTGACCAGACGATTCCTTCTTATGAAGATACTCCTGTAGGAAAAAATGTTCGTGATCATTTGATTGCAGCAGGATTTTTACCTTTACTTTCCGATAAAAAAGCGGATATGATTTTGGCAGTTAATACGCCTGCTGATGGTTGGACGAGGGAAGCAGGCGTGGAAGCAAATAAAGTAGAAGCAAATAAAGAAACGCTTGCTTTTGTTAAACAGATGCAAGCCTACTTGCTTGCTAAACGAAAAGTTGCCGTGGCAGATATCTCCTTTGCCAACGGATCAGATAATGCGCTATTATATGAAATGACGAAGAGTAAAATGTTGCCCCAGTTAGAATCCTATTCGGGCTGGAATACAGCTAGCAACACAATTGGTTATACCATTGGACAGGCGGCCTTTGCCCAGCGGATGACAACAGCCAATAAAAACAATCTGATAGCTATTCGTCTACTAGATGATTGGGCCTATCAGGCAAATATACGTGGGGCACTTACGAAAGAAGTATTAACCCCCGCAGGACACAGTAATGTACAATTAGACGAAATGCTGCCTACTCTAACTAAGGATGCGACAGAGCGTATGCAAGCCTTTAGTATGCAAAATTTAAAAACCTTTTCGTTGAAACAGATAGAAGTTTCTTTTCCTTGGAATCGCATGTTTGAGATAGACATTAAGGCAAAATAG